The DNA segment GCGATCGTTTGCAGCAATAGTAAAACTAATCCCTGACTGCCGAAAAAATGTTGCAAACTCCAGAGAGTCCCCCAGCTAGCTGCCCCAGCAATAAAGCTACTAGTAATTAACCCCAAAAATGGTAAACTCCATTGCCGCAATGGTAAACCGTGGAGTTTTCGATGCAACACGCCCAAAAACAGCAGCGTCGAGATCGTATTGACTCCTACCGTTGCCAGTGTAATTCCAGGCGCACCAAAAGGTTTGATCAGGATAAAATCTAGCAGGGCGTTAAGGAAGATATTTAACAAACCAACGCGGAAGGGCGTTTCTCCATCTCCCAAGGCGTAAAATACTCGTACCAAGACATCGCGCCCTAAGTAGACAAACATACCAATGCCGTAGGCAACTAAAATTGAGGCTACGAGTTGCGAATCGTCTTGTTGAAAGGCTCCGCGTTCGTACACAATTCGGACAATTGGCATCGCTAGAGCTGCAAATAAAGCTCCTAAAGGAAGCATCGTGAGAGCCGTTAAAATTAATCCCTGCCGCAGCCGCGATTTGAGATTATCCCACTCTAACGGATCGGCAAAGCGAGAAAGAATTGTAAATAAGGGGAGCAAAATGACATTGGAAATGATGCCGAGGGGAGTCTGAACGATTAAGTTGGCGTAGTTGAAAGCAGCTGCTGCCCCAGGAATGCTGGAAGCAAAGAAAAAATCGGTGAACAGATTAATTTGTAGCATTCCAGAAGCAAAAACAGCCGGAGCCATCAACTTAACTGCTTGCCGTACGGCAGGAGAGCGAAAATCAAATCGCAGGCGCAGCGTACCAAGTCGTAATCGCCACTGTACGATTAATTGTACGATCCACTGAAATAATGCCCCTGCTAGCGTTCCCCAGGCTAAAAC comes from the Chroococcidiopsis sp. SAG 2025 genome and includes:
- the murJ gene encoding murein biosynthesis integral membrane protein MurJ, with the protein product IHTTIVSILEKRSKQEAAPLVESITTLVSGVLLLVSIALFLSADGLIYLVGPQLSQTAHAIAAEQLRIMSPMILLSGLIGIGFGTLNTANQYWLLSLSPVLSSITIILGLGILYLSLGSQIISPAYVAIGGQVLAWGTLAGALFQWIVQLIVQWRLRLGTLRLRFDFRSPAVRQAVKLMAPAVFASGMLQINLFTDFFFASSIPGAAAAFNYANLIVQTPLGIISNVILLPLFTILSRFADPLEWDNLKSRLRQGLILTALTMLPLGALFAALAMPIVRIVYERGAFQQDDSQLVASILVAYGIGMFVYLGRDVLVRVFYALGDGETPFRVGLLNIFLNALLDFILIKPFGAPGITLATVGVNTISTLLFLGVLHRKLHGLPLRQWSLPFLGLITSSFIAGAASWGTLWSLQHFFGSQGLVLLLLQTIASGFVGIGVFASIATQMKLPEIDLLISRLKKRA